One Natrinema halophilum genomic window carries:
- a CDS encoding histidine kinase N-terminal 7TM domain-containing protein: protein MTEIDGPSDHKPKSLYSNAEYDGAVPWPAAGSLLSGVGTVLLLRYLRRHRGKPGANWFLLVLVAQALWCLSYGVSLFVDDPTLRVALEMLTWIGIVWTGVPFLAFGLEYTGRGSLVRTPWFGALLTVPAITTVLVVTNPLHEIVWNNFRIDPIFGAATVAYDLNAWAFFAISLGMVAAPSGTLLRFDTVVSYGPLYRTEALAVGLSTLPPGIAVLAWLLKIEPIPPQLTLAAVMFLPHVALDAYAFVGGGMFTYSPSVRRRADQSAVDALENPFLAVGTDERIVDCNPAAESLFDVAASDVLGDPLEEVTGSTLDRLSEMVVVPDTVGGTRRELAVSTSELRDGSGRIVGHTVLLQDSTEQRRREQRLEILNRVLRHNLRNDLTAARGYVSIAADRADGDLASMLARVHDDVEGVLELSEKARAFERAIESASQSPDSFSALAALRSVAAELEAEAEGRVDVSVPADLSIRSNRELFELAFENLIENGLTHNDADDPCVTIGLERITDDRKAVFTVRDNGPGSPDHELAVLERGEETALQHGSGLGLWIVSWSVTALGGDLEFDTDADGTSVTVRCSVVEPESEEMAEMAGMAEMAGMAGMAEMT from the coding sequence GTGACCGAGATCGACGGGCCATCGGACCACAAACCGAAGTCACTGTACTCGAACGCTGAGTACGATGGGGCAGTTCCATGGCCAGCAGCCGGATCACTCCTCTCCGGGGTCGGAACGGTCCTGTTACTCCGATATCTTCGACGACACCGCGGGAAACCGGGTGCAAACTGGTTTCTGCTCGTGCTCGTGGCGCAGGCCCTGTGGTGTCTCTCCTACGGCGTCTCGTTGTTCGTCGACGATCCGACGCTCAGGGTAGCCCTCGAGATGCTGACCTGGATCGGCATCGTCTGGACCGGTGTGCCGTTTCTGGCCTTCGGCCTCGAGTACACCGGCCGCGGTTCGCTCGTCCGCACGCCGTGGTTCGGTGCGCTCCTCACCGTCCCTGCGATTACGACGGTGCTCGTCGTGACGAACCCGCTTCACGAAATCGTCTGGAACAACTTCCGAATCGACCCGATCTTCGGTGCGGCGACAGTAGCGTACGATCTCAACGCCTGGGCTTTCTTCGCGATTTCGCTCGGGATGGTGGCCGCACCGTCCGGCACGCTACTCCGTTTCGATACGGTCGTGAGCTACGGGCCGCTCTATCGTACAGAAGCGCTCGCCGTCGGCCTCAGCACCCTCCCGCCGGGTATCGCCGTGCTCGCCTGGCTCCTGAAAATCGAACCGATCCCGCCGCAGCTAACCCTCGCTGCGGTCATGTTTCTGCCTCACGTCGCCCTCGACGCCTACGCGTTCGTCGGCGGCGGCATGTTCACGTACAGCCCCTCCGTCCGTCGCAGGGCCGATCAGTCCGCGGTCGACGCCCTCGAGAATCCGTTTCTCGCCGTCGGTACGGACGAACGGATCGTCGACTGTAACCCGGCGGCCGAGTCCCTGTTCGACGTTGCGGCGTCGGACGTTCTCGGCGACCCGCTCGAGGAAGTAACCGGCTCGACGCTCGACAGGCTCTCCGAGATGGTGGTCGTTCCGGACACTGTCGGCGGAACTCGCCGAGAGCTCGCCGTCTCGACGTCGGAACTTCGTGACGGTTCGGGCCGGATCGTCGGCCACACCGTCCTGTTGCAGGACAGTACCGAGCAACGGCGACGCGAGCAGCGACTCGAGATTCTGAATCGTGTGTTGCGCCACAACCTCCGGAACGATCTGACCGCCGCCCGGGGCTACGTCTCTATCGCCGCCGACCGAGCCGACGGCGACCTCGCATCGATGCTCGCGAGAGTTCACGACGACGTCGAGGGCGTCCTCGAGCTGAGCGAGAAAGCCCGCGCGTTCGAACGCGCGATCGAATCCGCGTCCCAGTCGCCGGACTCCTTCTCGGCCCTGGCCGCGTTGAGGTCGGTCGCGGCCGAACTCGAAGCCGAAGCGGAGGGACGGGTCGACGTGTCAGTTCCCGCCGACCTCTCGATACGATCGAACCGCGAACTGTTCGAACTCGCGTTCGAAAACCTCATCGAGAACGGGCTTACCCACAACGACGCGGACGATCCATGCGTGACGATCGGCCTCGAACGCATCACGGACGATCGGAAAGCCGTGTTTACCGTCCGCGATAACGGGCCCGGGAGTCCGGACCACGAACTCGCCGTCCTCGAGCGCGGGGAGGAAACGGCCCTCCAACACGGCAGCGGACTTGGTCTGTGGATCGTTTCGTGGTCCGTCACCGCCCTCGGCGGCGACCTCGAGTTCGATACGGACGCGGACGGCACGAGTGTTACTGTTCGCTGTTCCGTCGTCGAACCGGAATCCGAAGAGATGGCGGAGATGGCGGGGATGGCAGAGATGGCGGGGATGGCGGGGATGGCAGAGATGACCTAA
- a CDS encoding NAD(P)H-dependent oxidoreductase — MNVCIVLGHPRTDSLCGALAEAYRDGALDAGTDVRELAVADLEFDPDVRAETPDDQELESDLVEARARIRWADHLVFVYPNWWGTMPARLKGFFDRTFTSGFAFSFYDDGEGAGHEKLLDDKTAELIVTMDVPPWVYRWIYRQPGHNAVKRATLGFAGIRTTRVTNFGPVESSTPDEREGWLEKTTRLGRRLAVGPEPRRRRIRRRVRSWAKALRLQFYPMSWAAYTIGAMAASGASGVFSSTAYWLGFGFLFSLEAATVLSNEYVDYPSDRENAFAGPFTGGSRVLVDGELGFDDLRRGIVVSVAGAVAFGASVLAAGTGSQYAVAAAMVLLSTLALGYTIPPLELSYRTLGELDVAVTHSVGVLLCGFLVQGGAWADPRPWLLSIPFLLAILPSITLAGVPDRAADSAAGKETVAVRAGVDGAARVAMAAAILASLAAVVWAAFDVAGGAYGPLVALTVPHALGLVWLLQTRLRGQTEPTRIDGMMAASLGYLLWFGAVPLLNLS; from the coding sequence ATGAACGTCTGTATCGTCCTCGGCCATCCGCGAACCGATAGTTTGTGCGGCGCACTCGCCGAGGCCTATCGCGACGGAGCACTCGATGCGGGGACGGACGTTCGAGAACTCGCCGTCGCCGATCTCGAGTTCGACCCGGACGTTCGCGCGGAGACGCCCGACGACCAGGAGTTGGAATCCGACCTCGTCGAAGCCAGAGCGCGGATTCGCTGGGCGGATCACCTCGTCTTCGTCTATCCGAACTGGTGGGGGACCATGCCGGCGCGGCTCAAGGGGTTTTTCGACCGCACGTTTACATCCGGCTTCGCGTTCTCGTTTTACGACGACGGCGAGGGGGCGGGTCACGAGAAACTGCTTGACGACAAAACTGCCGAACTGATCGTCACGATGGACGTGCCGCCGTGGGTATATCGCTGGATCTATCGCCAGCCGGGCCACAACGCCGTCAAGCGCGCGACGCTGGGGTTTGCCGGGATTAGAACGACGCGGGTAACGAACTTCGGGCCAGTCGAGTCGTCGACGCCAGACGAACGCGAGGGGTGGCTCGAGAAAACGACCCGGTTGGGTCGGCGACTCGCCGTCGGGCCGGAGCCTCGGCGGAGGCGCATCCGACGTCGGGTGAGGTCGTGGGCGAAAGCCCTCCGGTTGCAGTTTTATCCGATGTCGTGGGCGGCGTACACGATCGGCGCGATGGCGGCGTCGGGTGCGAGTGGCGTGTTCTCGTCCACCGCGTACTGGTTGGGGTTCGGCTTCCTCTTCTCTCTCGAAGCGGCGACGGTGCTAAGCAACGAGTACGTCGACTATCCATCCGATCGCGAGAACGCCTTCGCTGGACCGTTCACCGGCGGCTCACGCGTCCTCGTCGACGGCGAACTGGGATTCGACGATCTGCGGCGAGGGATCGTCGTCTCGGTCGCAGGGGCCGTCGCGTTCGGCGCGTCCGTCCTTGCCGCCGGAACCGGTTCACAGTACGCCGTGGCTGCGGCGATGGTGCTCCTGAGCACCCTGGCGCTCGGATACACGATACCGCCGCTGGAACTGTCCTACCGAACGCTCGGGGAACTGGACGTCGCCGTCACCCACAGCGTCGGCGTGTTGCTGTGCGGATTTCTCGTCCAGGGCGGCGCGTGGGCCGATCCGCGTCCGTGGTTGCTCTCCATCCCGTTCCTGTTGGCTATCCTGCCGTCGATAACGCTAGCAGGCGTTCCCGACCGCGCCGCCGATAGCGCGGCCGGAAAGGAGACGGTGGCCGTTCGCGCCGGTGTCGACGGGGCAGCGAGGGTCGCGATGGCGGCCGCGATACTGGCCAGTCTGGCCGCGGTCGTCTGGGCCGCGTTCGACGTGGCCGGAGGTGCATACGGCCCGCTCGTCGCTCTCACCGTTCCGCACGCGCTCGGGCTGGTCTGGCTCCTTCAGACCCGTTTGCGAGGACAGACGGAACCGACGCGCATCGACGGGATGATGGCAGCCTCGCTCGGGTACCTGCTCTGGTTCGGCGCCGTTCCGTTGCTCAACCTCTCGTGA
- the gpmI gene encoding 2,3-bisphosphoglycerate-independent phosphoglycerate mutase, which translates to MDAALIVLDGWGLGDGGRDAVAAAETPVFDCLAESGAYGTLEVAGRRVGLPDGQMGNSEVGHLNIGAGRVVHQEYTRISDSIADGSFRENDAINRAFDRARENDGRVHFLGLVSDGGVHSDQAHLHALIEMAADRDVEAVTHAITDGRDTSPTGGREYLATLEDVIADHGTGDVATVTGRYYAMDRDQNWERTKRAYDAIVNREADWTAESAVDAVEKSYDRDVSDEFVEPTLVTGEAHSNSESERRSREQGRPALEDGDSVVWFNFRSDRARQLTRMLADIRPADWSDTFETSPPDVEVVMMTQYDKTFDLPVAYPPNQPAQVLGEVLADAGKTQLRIAESEKYAHVTYFLNGGREVEFDGEIREIVESPDVPTYDLQPEMSAPEVTDTAIDVIESDDPDVLVLNYANPDMVGHTGDYDAAIAAVEAVDEQLGRLVETLENAGAHVLITADHGNADDMGTEDDPHTAHTYNDVPLIYLAPRARSQRDLGNANGETVRGGTDGGRTVREGGTLADVAPTILETIDLAQPPEMTGESLLE; encoded by the coding sequence ATGGACGCAGCGCTGATCGTCCTCGACGGCTGGGGTCTCGGAGACGGTGGCAGGGACGCGGTTGCGGCGGCCGAGACGCCCGTCTTCGACTGTCTCGCTGAATCGGGTGCGTACGGCACGCTCGAGGTTGCGGGCCGGCGCGTGGGTCTCCCGGACGGCCAAATGGGAAACAGCGAGGTCGGTCACCTCAATATCGGGGCCGGCCGGGTCGTCCATCAGGAGTACACCCGCATCTCGGACTCGATCGCGGACGGCTCGTTCCGGGAGAACGACGCGATAAACCGAGCGTTCGATCGAGCGCGCGAGAACGACGGCCGGGTTCACTTCCTCGGACTCGTCAGCGACGGCGGGGTCCACTCCGACCAGGCACACCTCCACGCACTGATCGAGATGGCGGCCGACCGCGACGTCGAGGCCGTCACCCACGCGATAACCGACGGCCGGGACACGTCGCCGACCGGCGGCCGCGAGTATCTGGCCACGCTCGAGGACGTTATCGCCGACCACGGCACCGGCGACGTGGCGACGGTCACCGGCCGGTACTACGCGATGGACCGCGACCAGAACTGGGAGCGGACAAAGCGAGCCTACGACGCCATCGTGAACCGCGAGGCCGACTGGACCGCCGAATCGGCCGTCGACGCGGTCGAGAAATCCTACGACCGCGACGTGTCTGACGAGTTCGTCGAGCCGACGCTCGTTACGGGCGAGGCCCACAGCAACTCGGAGAGCGAGCGGCGAAGCCGCGAGCAGGGACGGCCCGCCCTCGAGGACGGCGATTCGGTGGTCTGGTTCAACTTCCGCTCCGATCGCGCTCGGCAGTTGACGCGGATGCTGGCCGACATTCGACCCGCGGACTGGTCGGATACCTTCGAAACCAGCCCCCCGGACGTCGAGGTCGTGATGATGACCCAGTACGACAAGACGTTCGACCTCCCCGTCGCCTATCCGCCGAATCAGCCCGCACAGGTCCTCGGCGAGGTACTCGCCGACGCAGGCAAAACGCAACTCCGGATCGCCGAATCGGAGAAGTACGCGCACGTCACCTACTTCCTGAACGGGGGCCGGGAAGTCGAGTTCGACGGCGAGATCCGCGAAATCGTCGAGAGCCCCGACGTGCCGACCTACGACCTGCAACCCGAGATGAGCGCCCCCGAGGTAACCGACACAGCGATCGACGTCATCGAATCCGACGATCCGGACGTGCTCGTCCTCAACTACGCCAATCCGGACATGGTCGGCCATACCGGCGACTACGACGCCGCGATCGCGGCCGTCGAAGCCGTCGACGAACAGCTGGGCCGGCTCGTCGAAACGCTCGAGAACGCCGGCGCACACGTCCTGATCACCGCCGATCACGGCAACGCAGACGACATGGGAACGGAAGACGATCCGCATACGGCGCATACGTACAACGACGTTCCGCTGATCTACCTCGCTCCGAGAGCGAGGTCCCAACGCGACCTCGGAAACGCGAACGGTGAAACCGTACGCGGCGGGACCGACGGCGGTCGGACGGTTCGCGAAGGCGGCACGCTCGCGGACGTTGCGCCCACAATCCTCGAGACGATCGACCTCGCCCAACCGCCCGAGATGACCGGCGAGTCGCTGCTCGAGTAG
- a CDS encoding DNA double-strand break repair nuclease NurA: MTLDPVHFDGIARLARRIDHGTDERDRRAFAETVWESFLDPLVQDGRTILEPVDERARRLVDCEAVALQDREYPTEHGLDAGTINPTSFKNGLVIDIAQAAMSTTPSDLDLHRSRTTVMTVHSNDETMTVDETWGKFDGGYSRSRAVKIPPLPRFAEGVVHALALYLAESTHALDHAGEVSDLLVLDGPLYPRGLLRWADQHPDLADFLLDDPRPTTVLENYVRLVEDFVDRDVPLVGFVKNPATRVLTRTLKSKRDVDVSVPWSNDSALFTRLLERGEYVDDVDGERWKRDLSALSYTNWFRSRGGVDRPLSIEGDAFGVERHLEHEAYEVTFFVVYDPRDDLLYRVEAPYAFTKDPDTRERLTLQLLQDVAIAHGPPRIVEKADELARIASPEKASLRETLEDRFDAAQDRTYDDHRWDEQPS; encoded by the coding sequence ATGACGCTCGATCCGGTCCACTTCGACGGTATCGCGCGCCTCGCGAGGCGAATCGACCACGGGACCGACGAGCGCGACCGCCGCGCCTTCGCCGAGACCGTCTGGGAGTCGTTTCTCGACCCGCTGGTTCAGGACGGTCGAACGATCCTCGAGCCGGTCGACGAGCGAGCGCGACGGCTCGTCGACTGCGAAGCTGTCGCCCTCCAGGATCGCGAATACCCGACCGAACACGGCCTGGATGCGGGAACGATCAATCCGACGTCGTTCAAAAACGGGCTCGTAATCGATATTGCGCAGGCGGCGATGAGCACGACGCCGAGCGATCTCGACCTTCACCGGTCGCGAACAACGGTGATGACGGTCCACTCGAACGACGAGACGATGACCGTCGACGAGACGTGGGGCAAATTCGACGGCGGATACAGCCGGAGCCGAGCGGTCAAGATACCGCCGCTGCCTCGATTCGCCGAGGGCGTTGTCCACGCGCTGGCGCTGTACCTCGCGGAGAGCACCCACGCCCTCGACCACGCCGGCGAGGTGTCCGACCTGCTCGTCCTCGACGGGCCGCTATACCCACGCGGGCTGCTGCGCTGGGCCGACCAGCACCCGGACCTCGCCGATTTCCTGCTCGACGACCCGCGACCCACGACCGTCCTCGAGAACTACGTCCGGCTCGTCGAGGACTTCGTCGATCGGGACGTCCCGCTCGTTGGATTCGTCAAAAACCCCGCGACTCGGGTCCTGACACGTACGCTGAAATCCAAACGCGACGTCGACGTCAGCGTTCCGTGGAGCAACGATTCGGCGCTGTTTACCCGCCTGCTCGAGCGCGGTGAGTACGTCGACGACGTCGACGGCGAGCGCTGGAAACGTGATCTGTCGGCGCTTTCGTACACGAACTGGTTCCGTTCGCGCGGCGGCGTCGACCGACCGCTGTCGATCGAAGGCGATGCGTTCGGCGTCGAGCGACACCTCGAGCACGAGGCCTACGAAGTCACCTTTTTCGTCGTCTACGATCCCCGCGACGATTTGCTCTATCGCGTCGAGGCCCCCTACGCGTTCACGAAGGACCCGGACACGCGAGAACGGCTGACGTTGCAACTGCTTCAGGACGTCGCCATCGCACACGGGCCGCCGAGAATCGTCGAAAAAGCGGACGAACTGGCTCGAATCGCCAGCCCGGAGAAAGCGTCGCTCCGCGAGACCCTCGAGGACCGATTCGACGCGGCCCAGGATCGGACCTACGACGACCATCGCTGGGACGAACAGCCCTCCTAG